The Candidatus Desulfofervidus auxilii DNA segment TGGCCAATTAAAAAACCATGGGTCCTTCACCCATGGTTTATATTCTGGTTCTTACTTCACATGGGTGAAGGGTCAACTTAGACCTAAAAATAGACCTAGATTAAACCCTTGCACCTGAAGTAAGAAACTAATTCTTTGCATAAAACCACATTAGCTAATTGAGAATAACTTGTCAAGAGAGCCCTTAAATAAATAATGCCCTTTCTACCAATTCACATACTATGTGGCCTATGGTAATATGTATTTCTTGAATTCTTGGAGTCTTAAAGGAGGGAACAATAATGCTTATATCAACTATGTTGGCTATTTTACCACCATCTCCTCCTGTAAGAGCCACTGTTTTTAAGCCTCTTTGTTTGGCCTTTTTTAACCCTAGATAAACATTAGGAGACATTCCGCTAGTACTGATGCCCCAAGCCATATCTCCTGATTGACCTAAGGCCTCAATTTGCTTAACAAATATCAAACTATAGTCATAATCGTTGGCAATGCTGGTCAAAATAGAAGTATCTGTAGTCAAGGCTATGGCAGGTAATGGCCGCCGTTCCCTTTGAAAACGATTCACGAATTCAGCAGCTAAGTGTTGGGCATCAGCAGCACTCCCTCCATTACCAAAAAAAAGAAGTTTTTTCCCTTCTTTAATAGTCTCAATAGTCTGTTTGGCCAAAAGTAGTGTTTGTTCTAAACATTTTTCCAGGAAGGTTTCTTTGAGGGCTATGCTTTCTTTAAAAATCCCTTTTATAACTTCTTGCATAACTTCTTTATAGGAAATTTGTTCACCTTTTGTCAATATCTATCAGAAACTCGATAAAGTCATCCCTAAAGCAGGTGTGAAGCAAGAAGGTAAAAAACCTTCTAACAGAAAAAATTGACCACTGATTTTATACTATAGCCTTTTATCTATTTCCTAATAGATTTTTTTCAAAAATATAATAAGGAGTTTGCAAACATTTACTAAAAATCATTATAAGGAGGGGTAAGATGAGTAGGATTGTACGTAAAAAGACGGTCATTTTATTTTTTCTTTTGGTTCCTTTAATACTGGGTTTGATTTTCCCCCAGATAACATTTGCGAAAGACCCGGAAAAGAGGATCCAGGAGTTAGAAAAAAAGCTTGAAAGCTTAGAAAAGCAGGTAATAGAGTATAAAAATCTATTAAAAGAAGTATTAGAAGAAAAAGAAGCAGCAAAACCTGAGAAGGTTGTTGTGAAAGAAGCGCCAGCTCCTGCGAAGGAAAAACATCCTGTATGGTCTAAGTTTGACGTGCAGCTTGGTGGGCGAATAAAAATTGACACGCACTATGATACAGTGGCCTTCGATGCATACAATGACTTTTTGGGAGTAGTCTCTTCAAGACCAAATTATAAAGGAGACTCAATCAATTTTAACCCTAGGGATACTCGTTTTGAGCTTATAGTAAAACATAACTCTGGCAATCTCACAGGGGTGGGACGAATTGAGACTGACTTTTATGGAGGCGTTTTTGGGAATAATATTGCTCCCCGTATCCGCCTTGCCTATGTGGACTTAACGAACAACAAGACTCACACCAGTTTTCGTGTTGGTCAAGATTGGGTTCCTGTTGCCCAACAAAACCCACACATGTGTGAGTTTGGTATTATGGCCGGTGGCGGCAACCTCTGGTGGAGAATTCCCCAGATTACCTTAAGGCAAAAATATGGAGATTTTGAGTTTCTAGCTTCTCTTATGCGGCATAGAAGGGTCTCTGTGTATGAAGAACAATGGAGCTGGCCTTGGATGCTTGCTCGGATAGCCTATAATTTACATTGCCTTGATAAAGGTAGCCTCATTGCCTTGGGTGGTGGTTATATGACTGATAAGCGAACCATGTTAGACAAAACAAGGGTAAGACTCCATAGATGGTTGGCTGCTTTTGAATATAAGTTCAAAAAGAATCCCTTTGAGCTGAAAGGTGAGGTCTGGGTAGGACAAGGTATTGGTAGCCACTGGCTCAGATATGATATGGGATATAATCCCATGACTGGTGAAGAAATCAGGTCACAGGGTGGCTTTGTAAGCTTATTGTACAAAACACCTATTAAAAAGTTGGCATTTGCTGGTGGTTTTGGTATAGACCATGCCACTACTTCTGATCTAAAGGGATGGGATTTTAAAACTCCTGATTATGATTTTTACAAACGTCGGTTTAAGCAAAATCTAGAATGGTTTGGAAATATTCAGTATCAAGTGACTGATGCGATAAAGTTTATCTTAGAATATATTCACATGAATACAATGCGTGATGAAGTAAGAGAAGGTAATAGAATCACCTTTAGCACATTTTATAGATTTTAGTTTAATCAAGACCCTTCCATAAGGGAGGGTCTTTTAATTTTTCTTGAGTTTCTCATTATTCTCAGGCTGTTGAAAAAATCAGATGCACATTAAGACATTTTATTCCTTTACCCAACCTGTTTTCTAGTTTAGCACGCCGCTTCGCTTGCTGTCAAAGCTGCTCCGTTTCACTCCGCACCCTTTGGGCTTACGGCTTTGACAACGCTTTGCAGCGTGCTCCTGAAAAATTAAGGTTGGCGAGAAAGAAAAAAACTTTTTTTCTTCAACCAACTCTACTTTTTATAAAGCAGATTGCGAAGTGCCATCAAGACTGGCGAAAGCCACCCTGAAGGGCTTGGTCTTGATGGCTTAACGGAGCAATCTGCTAAGCTATAAATAGTTAAGCGCAATGGCTCAATGCAGAATGCCAATTGAAAAATGCAAAATCGCCTTCTGTTAAATTGGAACGTTAGCACGTTAGAATTGGGAATTAGGAACTGGAAATTGGGAATTTCTATTTCCTATTTTCTGTTTCCTATTTTCTATTTTCCTTTTCCCATTTCCTTCTTTTCCTTCTTTATGCACGTTAACACGTTTACACATTGACACGTTCACATGTTAGAAATGGGAACTGGGAATTTCCGTTTTCTATTTTCTTAACTGTATTTTGTAGGTTTGAACTTTCCATTTAAAAAGTCAAGTAAAAAATGGAAATATTTTTTAAGCAGCCTTCTCCATTTCCTCCTTTAAGATATAGTCTCGATCTTCTTTTAACATCTTAAAAATAACTTTTATCAATTGTCTAGCAAGGCAGCGCAAGGCATGGTTATGCTCTTTCCCTTCAGTCCGTTTTTTAGCATAGTAAGTAGCGGATTCTGAAACATACCGAATTGTGCAGCCCGCAATTTCAATCATAGTTGCTTTACATATCTTATTAGCCTTATATACAACTCTTGTCCTTTTGTGTTTACCAGACTCATCATCTATACAGGCTACACCACAATAGATCGCAAGTTGCCTCTCGTTTTTAAATCTNTTGATATCTCCAATTTCTCCGACCAATCTGCTTGAAAGCTTTGTTCCTACTCCTGAGATACTTTTTAAACGCTTGACCTCAGAACTCTTTTCTCCTAGCTTTTCCAGCTTCTTATCCAACATCTCAATCTCCTCTTTTAGTTCTAAAATACGCCGAGAATGAGATGATATAATCGTTTTGTATATATCTGCCAGTTCTTCGACGTATTTTGTGTTGCGAAGACTTTCTAACATTAAAGAGGCCTGTTTTTTNNNNNNNNNNNNNNNNNNNNNNNNNNNNNNNNNNNNNNNNNNCTTATATCTCGAAAAATCAGGATACCTTACCAGAAGCCTCAACATCTTCTTGCTGTCTGTATCACCAATCTCTAATATCTCAGGAGATACTTCTAATAGCCTTTTTCGAAGCCTGTTTTGCAACCTTATCTTCTCATCTATCAGGGTTTGTTGATGCCGAGACAGAATCTTTAACTTTTCATTGATTTTTGTTGCCTTCTCTACCGCAATGAATGCCTTTTCATTTTCAGCGTCTAAATAATCTCTTAATTTCAGCATTTTTGCTAACATTTTTGCGTCCCTTTTATCGTTACGCCATTCTGCCCCAAATACATTCCGAAATTGTTTTAATTTTAAATTATCTACATTGTATAAGGTGAATCCGCTCTCTATAAGTATCCGATCAAATGGTGCTCCGTATCCATTCTTTCCTTCAATTGCAAATGATATTATCCCACCTTCTCTTTTCTCAATCTCTCTAAATTCTCTAACTGCCTTATAAAATTCACTGAATTTGTGTGCTATCTTCTGGTCATACAAAATCTGTTCTTCATCATCCATGATAATTATGTGATGATTATCACTGCCAATATCGATTCCTCCAGATAACCTTTTCACGCCTCACCCTCCTTTATGTTTGATATTTTATGGCTCTGCCAATACCTTTATCCCGTCTATAATAGCCACTTAAAGGCACCTTTCCATTAGACAGGGTATTGGCAGGAGAACATCCGGCAATTCAAACCGAGTCACAATAATTCAACATTATTGACTGACCCCGTTAGCCACAAATGTTCCCCTACCCATTTATCATTTATATCACATAAAGAAGGCTTCTTAATTTCATTCCCTATTTTTTACTCTCACTTTTAATTATAGACCCCAATTCTACTACATTTGGCTATTTCATTCCCTCACTATTTCACTACTCACTGATTTAATGTTTTGGCATTTAGACATTTGGATTTCATTTGATATTTGGATTTTGAAATTTGGATTTTTTTAAATTACTTATGGCCTGACTTTGACGTAGCCCTGCGGATTTTGGGGGTTGGGTTACTATTGATTTAAATAAGGAATTGGATCTTTTATCCCTGCTCGGGCAAAGGCCTTTAATCGTAACTGGCATGATTCACACCTGCCACAAGCAATATCTTCTCTTTGATAACAAGACCAAGTAAGGTGTAATGGTGCACCCAATTCTACACCTTTTTTAACTACCTGTGCTTTTTTCAGGTGAATAATAGGGGTAACGATTTCGATCTTGGTCTCAGGGCGAGTGCCTAGGGTAATCAGTTGATTGTAAATACTAAAATATTCTTCGCGGCAATCAGGGTAGCCACTACTATCCTCTTCCATGGCTCCAATAAATATCTTTTCTGCTTTTATTACTTCTCCCCAGGAAACAGCGATGGCAATAAAATGGGTATTCCTAAATGGGACATAAGTGGAAGGAATATCTTTACTTTTAGGAAGACCTTGGGGAATGGGCATTTTAAAATTAGTGAGACTTGACCCCCCTATTTCTTTCAAGAAAGAAAGAGAAGTTACCAAACGGTGCTTTACTTTATAATAATCAGCGATGTCCATGAAGGCCTTTAATTCTCTTTTTTCTGTCCGCTGTCCGTAATTAACATGCAAGAAGGCTAATTGGTAACTTTGATTAGCAATAGCCGCTGTAACACAACTGTCCAATCCACCACTCACTAGGACAATAGCCAATGTTTTCATTTTTTAAACCGGAGGCACCTCTGGAAATACTATGGGTAATTCAATCTGTAACTGTATACCTTTATTTGGTTCACTATGGATAATAAACTTACCCGCATGGTCTTCTATGATTTTCCTAACCATAATTAAACATGTCTCCCTATCTTCTTCCCAGAAAGAAAATGGGCGTTGGATATTTTCTACCTGCCATGGTTCCAAACCCTCACCTGTATCACTAATATAGATAAAAAGGGAATCCCAACTCAATCTGGTTTTAATAGATAATCTACCTCCATCAGGCATAGAATTTATGGAAACCTTGAAGACACAATATAATGCTCTTTTAAATAATTCTACATCTACCCACATCTCTATGTCCTGTGGCTCTAAATCTTTAACAATATTAATATTATGTTTTTGACATTCTAAAGAAAATTCTTCACTCACTTGTTCAATTATTTGGTGAATATGAGCCATTTCTTTTTTCAATACAGGAGGTTTCCCTAAAACAGAAACTTCTTTTAAAACACTTTCCATTTTCGATATCTCTCCCAAAATAACTTTTGCCTTTTCCACAGTTTTAGCAGGTAGAGAACCCTCTTCTAAAATAGATTTAGTAAACCCTCCAATAGCCATTAATGGATTTCTCAGGGCATCTGACAAAGAGTGTCCTATGGCTGCTAACAGAGATAATTTTTGGCTATAATTGAGCATCCTTTGGAAGTTGATTTTATTTCGGAGTTCATTTATGATTTCATAAAAGAAACAAGCACCTTCATAGTTTATCACTGGAATTTTCAATTTTTTAATTAAACCATCTATTTCTTTCTTACCCGCCATATCTATAATTAAATCAGCCTCTAAGTCCAAGGGCACATTCTGAAAAGAATAAACAGGCACATCTCTAATAGTAGGATATTTTTGTCCAGTCCCCTGTTTTTCTTGGATAATAATAACCCCAGCCACTTTTATTCTTAAATCAGGAGTTAAGTCTTCAAATAATTTTAAAAAGTCCCAGCAAATTTGGTTGTTTCCAATAAGTAAGACGGTAAAGCAATATTTATAAGTAGTTTTTTTCACCATGGTTAGATAAATATATTCTCATAAAGAAATACCTTTATCTATCTTGCCAATCGTTTTGCCCAATTGTTTTTAAAGAGTATAACTTTCTCCTGGTGTTAAAATGACTACTTTTGTTTGTGGACTTATTTCGGGCACTAATTCTGAAAACTTATGGGCGTCTTTAGCAATTATAGGAAATGTGGCGTAATGCATGGGAATGACTACTTTTGGTTTTAATAATTTTAGTGCATAAGCTGCTTGATAGGCATCCATGGTAAAAGTATCACCAATAGGCAAAAGGGCTACTGTAAGGGGATAAAGCTCACCAATCAATCCCATTTCACTAAAAATACCTGTATCTCCTGCATGATATATATTGATGTCATTGGGATAACGAATTACATAACCAGTTGCTACCCCAGTAGCGCTAGAATGATAGGCCTGGACCATGGTGATTTTTATATCTTCAAAATTAAAGCTACCTCCAATATTGAGTCCATAGCCATTATTGGCTATATTTTCTGGTGAAAGGCCTTCATTGCCAAATTTACGCGCTGTTTCCACATTGGCCACTAAAATGGCATTGCTTTGTTGGGTAATTTCTTTTGCCTGACCAGTGTGATCAAAATGGTCATGGGTAACTAATACTAGATGAGCATCTTTAATTTCTTGCCATTTAACCGGAGATTGGGGATTTTCAAGCCAAGGGTCAATATAAATATTTATGCCATTTGCCTCAATTTTAAAGGCAGCATGTCCTAACCAAGTAATTTTTGCTTTATTCACCACACTTCCCCTTTATCACCAAAGTGATAATTTACATCTCTATCTTATATCTCCAAAAAAATCAAGATGTTGTCAACCCCAAAATCCGCGATTGATTTTTGGATACCTGTCTGCCGACAGGCAGGCCTGTCTGCCCCTGCCCGACGGCAGGCGGGGACAGGCAGAGCGGTGAACGCTTACAAAAATGCAATGCAATATAAAGAAAATTATTTACAAATTTTAATGGTCATGATAATTGTTTAAATAATGAAGCAGTCAATAAAATCGGCAGAGACACATCAGGCAGGATAACTGTGGCCTTTTCCTATAACCCCACTCATGTTGCAAAGGTAAAAACCATTGAGGGTTACAAATGGCACCCCAAAGAAAAACACTGGAGTTTTCCATACTCAGATGGGGTTATCGATAGAATTCTATCCATCTTTAAAGGCGAAAAAATCGAGCTTGATCCTACCCTGCAAGTTACCAAGAAGAGTCTGAAAACAGAACTCAATTTTGAAGACTTGAGGAGAGAACTCACCTTAGCCGCCCTGGAAAT contains these protein-coding regions:
- a CDS encoding D-sedoheptulose-7-phosphate isomerase yields the protein MQEVIKGIFKESIALKETFLEKCLEQTLLLAKQTIETIKEGKKLLFFGNGGSAADAQHLAAEFVNRFQRERRPLPAIALTTDTSILTSIANDYDYSLIFVKQIEALGQSGDMAWGISTSGMSPNVYLGLKKAKQRGLKTVALTGGDGGKIANIVDISIIVPSFKTPRIQEIHITIGHIVCELVERALFI
- a CDS encoding transposase gives rise to the protein RFKNERQLAIYCGVACIDDESGKHKRTRVVYKANKICKATMIEIAGCTIRYVSESATYYAKKRTEGKEHNHALRCLARQLIKVIFKMLKEDRDYILKEEMEKAA
- a CDS encoding IS110 family transposase, whose translation is MKRLSGGIDIGSDNHHIIIMDDEEQILYDQKIAHKFSEFYKAVREFREIEKREGGIISFAIEGKNGYGAPFDRILIESGFTLYNVDNLKLKQFRNVFGAEWRNDKRDAKMLAKMLKLRDYLDAENEKAFIAVEKATKINEKLKILSRHQQTLIDEKIRLQNRLRKRLLEVSPEILEIGDTDSKKMLRLLVRYPDFSRYK
- the queC gene encoding 7-cyano-7-deazaguanine synthase QueC, whose amino-acid sequence is MKTLAIVLVSGGLDSCVTAAIANQSYQLAFLHVNYGQRTEKRELKAFMDIADYYKVKHRLVTSLSFLKEIGGSSLTNFKMPIPQGLPKSKDIPSTYVPFRNTHFIAIAVSWGEVIKAEKIFIGAMEEDSSGYPDCREEYFSIYNQLITLGTRPETKIEIVTPIIHLKKAQVVKKGVELGAPLHLTWSCYQREDIACGRCESCQLRLKAFARAGIKDPIPYLNQ
- a CDS encoding sensor histidine kinase; translation: MVKKTTYKYCFTVLLIGNNQICWDFLKLFEDLTPDLRIKVAGVIIIQEKQGTGQKYPTIRDVPVYSFQNVPLDLEADLIIDMAGKKEIDGLIKKLKIPVINYEGACFFYEIINELRNKINFQRMLNYSQKLSLLAAIGHSLSDALRNPLMAIGGFTKSILEEGSLPAKTVEKAKVILGEISKMESVLKEVSVLGKPPVLKKEMAHIHQIIEQVSEEFSLECQKHNINIVKDLEPQDIEMWVDVELFKRALYCVFKVSINSMPDGGRLSIKTRLSWDSLFIYISDTGEGLEPWQVENIQRPFSFWEEDRETCLIMVRKIIEDHAGKFIIHSEPNKGIQLQIELPIVFPEVPPV
- a CDS encoding metal-dependent hydrolase encodes the protein MNKAKITWLGHAAFKIEANGINIYIDPWLENPQSPVKWQEIKDAHLVLVTHDHFDHTGQAKEITQQSNAILVANVETARKFGNEGLSPENIANNGYGLNIGGSFNFEDIKITMVQAYHSSATGVATGYVIRYPNDINIYHAGDTGIFSEMGLIGELYPLTVALLPIGDTFTMDAYQAAYALKLLKPKVVIPMHYATFPIIAKDAHKFSELVPEISPQTKVVILTPGESYTL